The Prevotella herbatica genome contains the following window.
ACTTTTGGCTCAACGTCAACCACGCAAGGATGAAAGTATACAATTAAGCCGCAGTTATAATCCGTCTTATGATGAGATTATACTTAAAGCCAAACAGGCACTTGATTATTTTTTACTTGTAGGTCCTCCGGGGACGGGTAAAACAAGTATGGCTCTACAATATATGGTGAAAGAATCTATAAGTTCCGACCAATCTATTTTACTTATGAGCTATACCAACAGAGCTGTTGATGAAATATGTGGAATGCTGAGTGACAACGATATAGATTATATACGTATAGGCAACGAGTTTACTTGTGATACAAAATACAGACAACATCTATTATCACAGATAATAGAAAACTGTCCGAAATTAAATGTCATAAGGCAAAAGATTTTAGATTGCAAAGTAATCGTTGGTACAACATCCACAATTCAAGGCAAGTCTTACCTGTTCAATTTAAAGCACTTCTCTACTGTTATTGTTGATGAGTCAAGCCAGATTCTAGAGCCGAATATCATCGGACTATTGGCTCAAGCTGATTCCAAGTTCGTTCTTATTGGCGACTATAAGCAGTTACCAGCAGTCGTTCAGCAAGATTCTGCCGTTTCATCTGTAAATGATGTAAGCCTTAACAACATTTCCCTAGACAACTGTCGAAACTCATTGTTTGAAAGACTTATACATATTGAGAATACCAATAACAGAAATGAGTTTACTGGTGTTCTAAGACGTCAAGGACGCATGCATCCTGACATTGCGGAATTTCCAAACAAGATGTTTTATTATAAGGAAAATCTACAACCAGTTCCTCTTGAACATCAGACAAAAAAGCAACTTGAATATTCATTGGAATCAATTGATTATCTTGATGATGCATTAAAAGCTCACCGAATGGTATTCATTCCTTCAAGATTCTGCAAGGAACCTAATATATCAGACAAGGTAAATTCAGAAGAAGCTAAAATAGTGACAGATATACTAAGACGCATATACAGATTCTATGGAGTTAAGTTCAATGCAGACAAAACTGTAGGGGTGATAGTACCCTATCGCAATCAGATTTCAATGATAAGAAAGGAAATTGAGAAACTTGGTATTCCAGAACTAGAAGATATAAGTATAGATACTGTTGAGAGATATCAAGGAAGTCAACGAGATGTAATAATATACTCGTTCACCATCCAAAATCGTTATCAGTTAGACTTCCTTACAAGTAATTGTTTTGAGGAAGATGATCATATTATTGACCGCAAATTAAATGTCGCAATTACAAGAGCTAGAAAACAAATGATTCTCACTGGTAACGCAGAGATACTTAATAATGATATCATATTTAAAAGCCTCATTGAGCACGTAAAGTCCAAAGGCGGATATATTGCATACGAATAATAATAGGTAGCAACGAATCTTATTTGAAAATATCACTAAGCTTAAACTCGTTTTTTGGCTTTCATAGCGGCAATTCAATCTAATATTTAATTCAAGAAAAATTTGGAACTAAATAAATATATATATATCTTTGTAATGACTAATTAATATTAGAGAGTTGCTTCCACAGAGGGAGCGAAATTAATATAAATATAAAACATTATGAAAAAGATTTTATTCGCAGCAATGTTGATGTTTGCTTCAACATCCTTTGCACAACATGCTATCGGTTCATTAACTATTCAACCAAAGGTTGGTTTAAGCATAGCAAACATTACGAAGGGTGACAACAACGATCCACGATGGAGTGGCGTCGCTGGTGCAGAGTTTGAGTATCAGGCTACGGACATGTTCTCGATAAGTGCCGGTGCTCTTTATTCTATGCAAGGTGCTAAAAACAGTGGGACAACAGTAAAGTTAGATTATATCAATGTCCCAATTCTTGCAAATGTTTATGTAGCAAAAGGTCTTGCCATTAAACTTGGTATCCAACCTGGTTTTAATGTAAACAGCAAGGTCTCTGGAAATGAAGGAATTTTTACTTATTCTAGCAGCTTTGACGCAAAGACTCTTGATCTTTCAATTCCAGTAGGTATTTCTTATGAATACAATAACTTTGTCATTGACGGTCGCTACAATTGGGGTACAACCAAGATTATTGATGGTTCAGACTCAAAAAACAGCGTATTTCAGGTTACACTTGGTTACAAATTTGAGTTGTAATCAACAATAAATACGTATAAAAAATTAAACCGCCATCAGGTTTCACAATCTAATGACGGTTTTTTCATACACTAAAATGATTATTTTGAGGTTTGGCTATTGGTTTTCACCATAGCCGAGTAATTATTTTATATTAAATCTGCCAATGCAGAGTATTTTTTTATCGAATTTGATTCACTTAGCAGCCTATAAAACTCGCGTGCACTGTTTTTAACATACGCATTTTTCAAAAGATGAACACATCCTTCCATGTTATCATTGACTCCATCAAGAGGTATACCTATCAATTTCTCTTCATCATGAATAGTCGTTTCCGCAAGTACAGTGACATAACTAGTTTCTC
Protein-coding sequences here:
- a CDS encoding porin family protein, which encodes MKKILFAAMLMFASTSFAQHAIGSLTIQPKVGLSIANITKGDNNDPRWSGVAGAEFEYQATDMFSISAGALYSMQGAKNSGTTVKLDYINVPILANVYVAKGLAIKLGIQPGFNVNSKVSGNEGIFTYSSSFDAKTLDLSIPVGISYEYNNFVIDGRYNWGTTKIIDGSDSKNSVFQVTLGYKFEL